One region of Drosophila subobscura isolate 14011-0131.10 chromosome J, UCBerk_Dsub_1.0, whole genome shotgun sequence genomic DNA includes:
- the LOC117895201 gene encoding C2 domain-containing protein 3 isoform X4 has protein sequence MLFAEAAPPSAAPSVISAVAAAAAEPPPAPTQDQPGELIAGTTNNLELMEAMKKLDAGLVALFATAAAEPLEQLKKQQALWPEPELQLQQSTAETELVITPEIFQRCNALQLHLEAVTLQPEGTHRMELLQSEVRPIFTVECQLSENLIKSVARYPMFHVMQFESEKFQSLTQCTRFGQTQTREVQLAWKDNEDMGYVDLTIWWREPGTCLNEMLGMGRLHLRELYEASLLEQCKCVAVKRRDVHLGSIYVKISLRFDEQLAARSLANKNISNTAGQKPNQNPKQIPNLNQNQNESGTNSGSTNQAATAPVNYNSKEAPTPPQPPPPPPPPPQANNNTKASLASVNFMAETTKVRLLRGYIYAGELQQLSPTDLIACQELSLQPFWQPQPLVAKLNDVGSFQLQEQFAVINDEKFLLSVDRQQLVLELRPLGGLVRLPLHQFYIAYRDASITNHLCKGKLPVISIDGWAPIVHPQTQAKLGELKVLLAIGSESQIAQLKQQRGFDQDNNQVPTTSRTTDLLDMLQNALTAPPPPAKATDFGSGPNTPRAAPSAASKFSFDLHIVGAAGLPLNPGYGKSGKKQAKRQAAAKQRFPPNESPNTYVTFQALNSNSPTYKSHEGLVYATPVVEKSTTPQWRTKFRVEVGTDYLSNPQKLFILKLWKKAASNESGSTEPTPLEDAIIGFAALNLSHKKPGGEPSFPSGWHNIVDFNGRVTGGLEAHVEPPPPPGGTSMDTVIDQFEQSMELTHLHLGQAIKRKYTELEQISQRLRTRLVDVTEQALTSPEYDVDAALDNWKMTETDGYDDELVADFERALRTPTPPNSPPPTAQSPCNKSGRE, from the exons ATGCTGTTTGCCGAGGCGGCGCCACCCAGCGCTGCACCCAGCGTcatttctgctgttgctgctgctgctgctgagccgCCGCCAGCGCCGACACAGGATCAGCCGGGAGAGCTTATTGCAG GCACCACCAACAACCTTGAGCTAATGGAGGCCATGAAGAAGCTGGACGCGGGACTGGTGGCTCTctttgccaccgccgccgctgagCCCTTGGAGCAActgaagaagcagcaggcCCTGTGGCCGGAGCCGgaactccagctgcagcagtccaCTGCTGAGACGGAGCTGGTCATCACGCCGGAGATCTTCCAGCGGTGCaatgcgctgcagctgcacctggAGGCGGTGACTCTGCAGCCGGAGGGCACCCATCGCATGGAGTTGCTGCAGAGCGAAGTGCGTCCCATTTTCACCGTGGAGTGCCAGTTGTCGGAGAATCTGATCAAGTCGGTGGCCCGCTACCCCATGTTCCACGTCATGCAGTTCGAGTCGGAGAAGTTCCAGAGCCTGACGCAGTGCACCCGTTTCGGTCAGACGCAGACGCGCGAGGTGCAGCTCGCCTGGAAGGACAATGAGGACATGGGCTATGTGGATCTGACCATTTGGTGGCGTGAGCCGGGCACCTGTCTCAACGAAATGCTGGGCATGGGCCGGCTGCATCTCAGGGAGCTGTACGAGGCCTCGCTGCTGGAGCAGTGCAAGTGCGTGGCCGTAAAGCGGCGCGACGTCCACCTGGGCAGCATCTATGTGAAGATCAGCCTGCGCTTTGACGAGCAGCTGGCGGCCAGGAgtctggccaacaaaaatatctcGAATACGGCTGGCCAGAAGCcgaaccaaaacccaaaacagatTCCCAATCTGAATCAGAACCAGAACGAAAGTGGCACCAACAGTGGCAGCACCAATCAAGCAGCAACCGCCCCAG TTAACTACAATTCAAAGGAAGCCCCGACCCCGCCTcaaccaccgccaccgccgccgcctcctcctcaagcaaacaacaacacgaaAGCCTCACTGGCCAGCGTGAATTTCATGGCAGAGACAACCAAGGTCCGGCTGCTGCGTGGCTACATCTACGCGGGAGAGCTACAGCAATTATCCCCAACAGACTTGATCGCCTGCCAGGAGCTCTCGCTGCAGCCGTtctggcagccacagcctctgGTGGCAAAGCTCAACGATGTGGGATCgttccagctgcaggagcagttCGCCGTCATCAACGATGAGAAGTTTCTGCTGAGCGTTGATCGTCAGCAGCTGGTGTTGGAGCTGCGTCCACTGGGAGGACTGGTGAGGCTGCCGCTACATCAGTTCTACATTGCCTACAGGGATGCCAGCATAACCAATCATCTGTGCAAGGGAAAG CTACCCGTCATCTCCATCGATGGCTGGGCTCCCATTGTGCATCCGCAGACGCAGGCGAAGCTGGGCGAGCTCAAGGTGCTTCTTGCCATCGGCAGCGAGTCTCAGATTGCCCAAttgaagcagcagcgtggCTTTGACCAGGACAACAATCAAGTGCCCACGACCAGTCGCACCACAGATTTGCTGGACATGCTTCAGAATGCACTGACTGCGCCTCCACCACCCGCGAAAGCTACTGACTTTGGGTCAGGCCCGAATACTCCTCGCGCAGCTCCCTCTGCAGCCAGCAAATTTAGTTTCGACTTGCATATTGTGGGAGCAGCTGGATTGCCTCTGAATCCGGGCTATGGCAAATCGGGCAAGAAGCAGGCCAAGCGCCAGGCGGCGGCCAAGCAACGATTCCCACCCAACGAATCGCCCAACACCTATGTGACCTTCCAGGCCCTGAACAGCAACAGTCCAACCTACAAGTCGCACGAGGGTCTGGTCTATGCCACGCCTGTTGTGGAGAAGTCCACCACACCGCAGTGGCGGACCAAGTTCCGAGTGGAAGTGGGCACGGATTACCTTAGCAAT CCCCAGAAGCTCTTCATTCTGAAGCTGTGGAAGAAGGCGGCCAGCAATGAAAGCGGCAGCACCGAACCCACTCCGTTGGAGGATGCCATCATAGGGTTTGCTGCCTTGAATCTCAGTCACAAGAAGCCAGGAGGCGAGCCATCCTTTCCCAGTGGCTGGCACAATATTGTGGATTTTAATGGGCGCGTAACTGGGGGCCTCGAGGCACATGtggagccaccgccaccacccgGAGGCACCAGTATGGATACCGTGATAGATCAGTTCGAGCAGTCCATGGAGTTAACCCACCTCCATCTGGGGCAGGCCATTAAGCGAAAGTACACGGAGCTAGAGCAAATCTCTCAAAGATTGCGCACTCGTCTGGTGGACGTCACGGAGCAGGCTCTGACCTCTCCGGAGTACGATGTGGATGCTGCACTGGATAACTGGAAGATGACAGAGACGGATGGCTATGATGACGAACTGGTGGCCGACTTTGAGCGGGCCCTGCGTACACCCACGCCCCCCAATTCGCCACCGCCCACCGCACAAAGTCCATGTAATAAAAGTGGCCGGGAATAG
- the LOC117895201 gene encoding C2 domain-containing protein 3 isoform X3: MEAMKKLDAGLVALFATAAAEPLEQLKKQQALWPEPELQLQQSTAETELVITPEIFQRCNALQLHLEAVTLQPEGTHRMELLQSEVRPIFTVECQLSENLIKSVARYPMFHVMQFESEKFQSLTQCTRFGQTQTREVQLAWKDNEDMGYVDLTIWWREPGTCLNEMLGMGRLHLRELYEASLLEQCKCVAVKRRDVHLGSIYVKISLRFDEQLAARSLANKNISNTAGQKPNQNPKQIPNLNQNQNESGTNSGSTNQAATAPVNYNSKEAPTPPQPPPPPPPPPQANNNTKASLASVNFMAETTKVRLLRGYIYAGELQQLSPTDLIACQELSLQPFWQPQPLVAKLNDVGSFQLQEQFAVINDEKFLLSVDRQQLVLELRPLGGLVRLPLHQFYIAYRDASITNHLCKGKLPVISIDGWAPIVHPQTQAKLGELKVLLAIGSESQIAQLKQQRGFDQDNNQVPTTSRTTDLLDMLQNALTAPPPPAKATDFGSGPNTPRAAPSAASKFSFDLHIVGAAGLPLNPGYGKSGKKQAKRQAAAKQRFPPNESPNTYVTFQALNSNSPTYKSHEGLVYATPVVEKSTTPQWRTKFRVEVGTDYLSNPQKLFILKLWKKAASNESGSTEPTPLEDAIIGFAALNLSHKKPGGEPSFPSGWHNIVDFNGRVTGGLEAHVEPPPPPGGTSMDTVIDQFEQSMELTHLHLGQAIKRKYTELEQISQRLRTRLVDVTEQALTSPEYDVDAALDNWKMTETDGYDDELVADFERALRTPTPPNSPPPTAQSPCNKSGRE; the protein is encoded by the exons ATGGAGGCCATGAAGAAGCTGGACGCGGGACTGGTGGCTCTctttgccaccgccgccgctgagCCCTTGGAGCAActgaagaagcagcaggcCCTGTGGCCGGAGCCGgaactccagctgcagcagtccaCTGCTGAGACGGAGCTGGTCATCACGCCGGAGATCTTCCAGCGGTGCaatgcgctgcagctgcacctggAGGCGGTGACTCTGCAGCCGGAGGGCACCCATCGCATGGAGTTGCTGCAGAGCGAAGTGCGTCCCATTTTCACCGTGGAGTGCCAGTTGTCGGAGAATCTGATCAAGTCGGTGGCCCGCTACCCCATGTTCCACGTCATGCAGTTCGAGTCGGAGAAGTTCCAGAGCCTGACGCAGTGCACCCGTTTCGGTCAGACGCAGACGCGCGAGGTGCAGCTCGCCTGGAAGGACAATGAGGACATGGGCTATGTGGATCTGACCATTTGGTGGCGTGAGCCGGGCACCTGTCTCAACGAAATGCTGGGCATGGGCCGGCTGCATCTCAGGGAGCTGTACGAGGCCTCGCTGCTGGAGCAGTGCAAGTGCGTGGCCGTAAAGCGGCGCGACGTCCACCTGGGCAGCATCTATGTGAAGATCAGCCTGCGCTTTGACGAGCAGCTGGCGGCCAGGAgtctggccaacaaaaatatctcGAATACGGCTGGCCAGAAGCcgaaccaaaacccaaaacagatTCCCAATCTGAATCAGAACCAGAACGAAAGTGGCACCAACAGTGGCAGCACCAATCAAGCAGCAACCGCCCCAG TTAACTACAATTCAAAGGAAGCCCCGACCCCGCCTcaaccaccgccaccgccgccgcctcctcctcaagcaaacaacaacacgaaAGCCTCACTGGCCAGCGTGAATTTCATGGCAGAGACAACCAAGGTCCGGCTGCTGCGTGGCTACATCTACGCGGGAGAGCTACAGCAATTATCCCCAACAGACTTGATCGCCTGCCAGGAGCTCTCGCTGCAGCCGTtctggcagccacagcctctgGTGGCAAAGCTCAACGATGTGGGATCgttccagctgcaggagcagttCGCCGTCATCAACGATGAGAAGTTTCTGCTGAGCGTTGATCGTCAGCAGCTGGTGTTGGAGCTGCGTCCACTGGGAGGACTGGTGAGGCTGCCGCTACATCAGTTCTACATTGCCTACAGGGATGCCAGCATAACCAATCATCTGTGCAAGGGAAAG CTACCCGTCATCTCCATCGATGGCTGGGCTCCCATTGTGCATCCGCAGACGCAGGCGAAGCTGGGCGAGCTCAAGGTGCTTCTTGCCATCGGCAGCGAGTCTCAGATTGCCCAAttgaagcagcagcgtggCTTTGACCAGGACAACAATCAAGTGCCCACGACCAGTCGCACCACAGATTTGCTGGACATGCTTCAGAATGCACTGACTGCGCCTCCACCACCCGCGAAAGCTACTGACTTTGGGTCAGGCCCGAATACTCCTCGCGCAGCTCCCTCTGCAGCCAGCAAATTTAGTTTCGACTTGCATATTGTGGGAGCAGCTGGATTGCCTCTGAATCCGGGCTATGGCAAATCGGGCAAGAAGCAGGCCAAGCGCCAGGCGGCGGCCAAGCAACGATTCCCACCCAACGAATCGCCCAACACCTATGTGACCTTCCAGGCCCTGAACAGCAACAGTCCAACCTACAAGTCGCACGAGGGTCTGGTCTATGCCACGCCTGTTGTGGAGAAGTCCACCACACCGCAGTGGCGGACCAAGTTCCGAGTGGAAGTGGGCACGGATTACCTTAGCAAT CCCCAGAAGCTCTTCATTCTGAAGCTGTGGAAGAAGGCGGCCAGCAATGAAAGCGGCAGCACCGAACCCACTCCGTTGGAGGATGCCATCATAGGGTTTGCTGCCTTGAATCTCAGTCACAAGAAGCCAGGAGGCGAGCCATCCTTTCCCAGTGGCTGGCACAATATTGTGGATTTTAATGGGCGCGTAACTGGGGGCCTCGAGGCACATGtggagccaccgccaccacccgGAGGCACCAGTATGGATACCGTGATAGATCAGTTCGAGCAGTCCATGGAGTTAACCCACCTCCATCTGGGGCAGGCCATTAAGCGAAAGTACACGGAGCTAGAGCAAATCTCTCAAAGATTGCGCACTCGTCTGGTGGACGTCACGGAGCAGGCTCTGACCTCTCCGGAGTACGATGTGGATGCTGCACTGGATAACTGGAAGATGACAGAGACGGATGGCTATGATGACGAACTGGTGGCCGACTTTGAGCGGGCCCTGCGTACACCCACGCCCCCCAATTCGCCACCGCCCACCGCACAAAGTCCATGTAATAAAAGTGGCCGGGAATAG
- the LOC117895201 gene encoding uncharacterized protein LOC117895201 isoform X2, producing MLTDYALTPSNVFVKKQEEPNKCTAAKKQHQHPQQQHTNTHTFTTYKLRYSVRSKSLALFLDHLRECPSIQIVAAVSDVSDHAYDHPLGRGTAAAAAESTAAGGAPLGQTRLLVPASLLRKYAANYVNGCNFEHKTKIYALYRHLEIGAPFEQVQQQQQLRVGGSQLRFKMLFAEAAPPSAAPSVISAVAAAAAEPPPAPTQDQPGELIAGTTNNLELMEAMKKLDAGLVALFATAAAEPLEQLKKQQALWPEPELQLQQSTAETELVITPEIFQRCNALQLHLEAVTLQPEGTHRMELLQSEVRPIFTVECQLSENLIKSVARYPMFHVMQFESEKFQSLTQCTRFGQTQTREVQLAWKDNEDMGYVDLTIWWREPGTCLNEMLGMGRLHLRELYEASLLEQCKCVAVKRRDVHLGSIYVKISLRFDEQLAARSLANKNISNTAGQKPNQNPKQIPNLNQNQNESGTNSGSTNQAATAPVNYNSKEAPTPPQPPPPPPPPPQANNNTKASLASVNFMAETTKVRLLRGYIYAGELQQLSPTDLIACQELSLQPFWQPQPLVAKLNDVGSFQLQEQFAVINDEKFLLSVDRQQLVLELRPLGGLVRLPLHQFYIAYRDASITNHLCKGKLPVISIDGWAPIVHPQTQAKLGELKVLLAIGSESQIAQLKQQRGFDQDNNQVPTTSRTTDLLDMLQNALTAPPPPAKATDFGSGPNTPRAAPSAASKFSFDLHIVGAAGLPLNPGYGKSGKKQAKRQAAAKQRFPPNESPNTYVTFQALNSNSPTYKSHEGLVYATPVVEKSTTPQWRTKFRVEVGTDYLSNPQKLFILKLWKKAASNESGSTEPTPLEDAIIGFAALNLSHKKPGGEPSFPSGWHNIVDFNGRVTGGLEAHVEPPPPPGGTSMDTVIDQFEQSMELTHLHLGQAIKRKYTELEQISQRLRTRLVDVTEQALTSPEYDVDAALDNWKMTETDGYDDELVADFERALRTPTPPNSPPPTAQSPCNKSGRE from the exons TACAGCAGCTAAGAAGCAGCA TCAGCatccccaacagcagcatacCAATACTCATACATTCACCACCTATAAATTACGGTACAGCGTACGGAGCAAGAGCCTTGCATTATTTTTAGACCATCTGCGCGAGTGTCCCTCTATTCAAATTGTCGCTGCCGTCAGTGACGTCAGCGACCACGCCTACGATCATCCTCTCGGCAGaggtacagcagcagcagcagcggaatctacagcagcaggaggagcaccaCTTGGCCAGACACGTCTGCTCGTGCCGGCGTCACTGTTGCGTAAATACGCCGCCAACTACGTCAACGGTTGCAATTTCGAgcataaaaccaaaatttaTGCTTTATATCGTCACCTCGAGATCGGTGCCCCGTTCGaacaagtgcaacagcaacagcagctgagAGTCGGTGGGAGTCAATTGCGTTTCAAGATGCTGTTTGCCGAGGCGGCGCCACCCAGCGCTGCACCCAGCGTcatttctgctgttgctgctgctgctgctgagccgCCGCCAGCGCCGACACAGGATCAGCCGGGAGAGCTTATTGCAG GCACCACCAACAACCTTGAGCTAATGGAGGCCATGAAGAAGCTGGACGCGGGACTGGTGGCTCTctttgccaccgccgccgctgagCCCTTGGAGCAActgaagaagcagcaggcCCTGTGGCCGGAGCCGgaactccagctgcagcagtccaCTGCTGAGACGGAGCTGGTCATCACGCCGGAGATCTTCCAGCGGTGCaatgcgctgcagctgcacctggAGGCGGTGACTCTGCAGCCGGAGGGCACCCATCGCATGGAGTTGCTGCAGAGCGAAGTGCGTCCCATTTTCACCGTGGAGTGCCAGTTGTCGGAGAATCTGATCAAGTCGGTGGCCCGCTACCCCATGTTCCACGTCATGCAGTTCGAGTCGGAGAAGTTCCAGAGCCTGACGCAGTGCACCCGTTTCGGTCAGACGCAGACGCGCGAGGTGCAGCTCGCCTGGAAGGACAATGAGGACATGGGCTATGTGGATCTGACCATTTGGTGGCGTGAGCCGGGCACCTGTCTCAACGAAATGCTGGGCATGGGCCGGCTGCATCTCAGGGAGCTGTACGAGGCCTCGCTGCTGGAGCAGTGCAAGTGCGTGGCCGTAAAGCGGCGCGACGTCCACCTGGGCAGCATCTATGTGAAGATCAGCCTGCGCTTTGACGAGCAGCTGGCGGCCAGGAgtctggccaacaaaaatatctcGAATACGGCTGGCCAGAAGCcgaaccaaaacccaaaacagatTCCCAATCTGAATCAGAACCAGAACGAAAGTGGCACCAACAGTGGCAGCACCAATCAAGCAGCAACCGCCCCAG TTAACTACAATTCAAAGGAAGCCCCGACCCCGCCTcaaccaccgccaccgccgccgcctcctcctcaagcaaacaacaacacgaaAGCCTCACTGGCCAGCGTGAATTTCATGGCAGAGACAACCAAGGTCCGGCTGCTGCGTGGCTACATCTACGCGGGAGAGCTACAGCAATTATCCCCAACAGACTTGATCGCCTGCCAGGAGCTCTCGCTGCAGCCGTtctggcagccacagcctctgGTGGCAAAGCTCAACGATGTGGGATCgttccagctgcaggagcagttCGCCGTCATCAACGATGAGAAGTTTCTGCTGAGCGTTGATCGTCAGCAGCTGGTGTTGGAGCTGCGTCCACTGGGAGGACTGGTGAGGCTGCCGCTACATCAGTTCTACATTGCCTACAGGGATGCCAGCATAACCAATCATCTGTGCAAGGGAAAG CTACCCGTCATCTCCATCGATGGCTGGGCTCCCATTGTGCATCCGCAGACGCAGGCGAAGCTGGGCGAGCTCAAGGTGCTTCTTGCCATCGGCAGCGAGTCTCAGATTGCCCAAttgaagcagcagcgtggCTTTGACCAGGACAACAATCAAGTGCCCACGACCAGTCGCACCACAGATTTGCTGGACATGCTTCAGAATGCACTGACTGCGCCTCCACCACCCGCGAAAGCTACTGACTTTGGGTCAGGCCCGAATACTCCTCGCGCAGCTCCCTCTGCAGCCAGCAAATTTAGTTTCGACTTGCATATTGTGGGAGCAGCTGGATTGCCTCTGAATCCGGGCTATGGCAAATCGGGCAAGAAGCAGGCCAAGCGCCAGGCGGCGGCCAAGCAACGATTCCCACCCAACGAATCGCCCAACACCTATGTGACCTTCCAGGCCCTGAACAGCAACAGTCCAACCTACAAGTCGCACGAGGGTCTGGTCTATGCCACGCCTGTTGTGGAGAAGTCCACCACACCGCAGTGGCGGACCAAGTTCCGAGTGGAAGTGGGCACGGATTACCTTAGCAAT CCCCAGAAGCTCTTCATTCTGAAGCTGTGGAAGAAGGCGGCCAGCAATGAAAGCGGCAGCACCGAACCCACTCCGTTGGAGGATGCCATCATAGGGTTTGCTGCCTTGAATCTCAGTCACAAGAAGCCAGGAGGCGAGCCATCCTTTCCCAGTGGCTGGCACAATATTGTGGATTTTAATGGGCGCGTAACTGGGGGCCTCGAGGCACATGtggagccaccgccaccacccgGAGGCACCAGTATGGATACCGTGATAGATCAGTTCGAGCAGTCCATGGAGTTAACCCACCTCCATCTGGGGCAGGCCATTAAGCGAAAGTACACGGAGCTAGAGCAAATCTCTCAAAGATTGCGCACTCGTCTGGTGGACGTCACGGAGCAGGCTCTGACCTCTCCGGAGTACGATGTGGATGCTGCACTGGATAACTGGAAGATGACAGAGACGGATGGCTATGATGACGAACTGGTGGCCGACTTTGAGCGGGCCCTGCGTACACCCACGCCCCCCAATTCGCCACCGCCCACCGCACAAAGTCCATGTAATAAAAGTGGCCGGGAATAG